The Dama dama isolate Ldn47 chromosome 3, ASM3311817v1, whole genome shotgun sequence genome has a segment encoding these proteins:
- the LOC133042242 gene encoding olfactory receptor 8S1-like, with protein MALRNHSTITEFVLTGLSDDPRIEALLFVLFLVIYLLTMMGNLTMLLVIRADSHLHTPMYFFLSNLSFLDLCFSSVTVPKLLKDLLSEKKTISVEGCLTQVFFVFITAGTEAFLLSMMAYDRYAAICHPLLYGQLMSTQLCVKLILASWGLASLNSVVIVLLAVNLDFCEAQTIHHYTCELPSLFPLSCSDISINIDILICSILLHGLGTFLPVFFSYARIVSTILSISSTTGRSKAFSTCSSHLIAVILFFGSGLIRYLMPTSGSFLDLLSSLQYSAVTPMLNPLIYSLKNMEVKAAVKRTFGKYLQYFK; from the coding sequence ATGGCCCTGAGGAACCACAGCACCATCACCGAGTTTGTCCTCACGGGGCTGTCAGACGACCCCCGCATCGAGGCTCTGCTCTTTGTGCTCTTCCTGGTGATTTACCTCCTGACCATGATGGGAAACCTGACGATGCTGCTGGTGATCAGGGCTgactcccacctccacacacCCATGTACTTCTTCTTGAGTAATCTATCATTCCTAGATCTCTGCTTCTCTTCTGTCACTGTGCCCAAGCTCCTGAAGGACCTCCTGTCTGAGAAGAAAACGATCTCTGTCGAGGGCTGCCTGACTCAGGTCTTCTTTGTGTTTATCACTGCAGGGACTGAAGCTTTTCTTCTCTCaatgatggcctatgaccgctatgccGCCATCTGTCACCCACTGCTCTATGGCCAGCTGATGAGCACCCAGCTCTGTGTAAAACTTATACTGGCCTCATGGGGCCTGGCCTCTCTCAATTCAGTCGTCATCGTGCTTTTGGCTGTTAACCTGGACTTCTGTGAGGCACAAACCATCCACCACTACACCTGTGAGctgccctccctcttccctctgtctTGCTCTGATATCTCCATCAATATCGACATCCTGATCTGCTCCATCTTACTCCATGGTCTTGGAACCTTCCTCCCAGTCTTCTTCTCTTACGCTCGCATTGTCTCCACCATCCTGAGCATCAGCTCCACCACAGGCAGAAGcaaggccttctccacctgctcctcccacctcatCGCAGTGATCCTGTTCTTTGGTTCCGGTTTGATTCGCTATCTCATGCCCACTTCCGGTTCCTTCCTGGATTTGCTCTCATCCTTGCAGTACAGTGCAGTCACGCCCATGCTGAACCCCCTCATCTACAGCCTAAAGAACATGGAGGTGAAGGCTGCTGTGAAAAGGACTTTTGGGAAATACCTGCAATATTTTAAGTAG